From the Clavibacter phaseoli genome, one window contains:
- a CDS encoding sugar phosphate isomerase/epimerase family protein — MTGSTGTTRPTDKAVHAWSLDGTLGHPRVPGPDGSGSPTRADGALDLLDLPAELARRGYRAVQLAHFQLPTRDASYLDELRSSLESSGIVLDAFLVDDGDLVHPTDADLHERWISDRLDDALALGAHHARVGAGRSAPTPELLAASARRLSRLAEGHPGIQVVVENWREMMPDADAVLALLADAGEIRLLIDLGNWTMPDKHEQLARIAEHAVTCHAKAHRHEDGRLDDVDYARSLRVLQDAGFAGALAMVNESSRPDGSDEWDGLEQEHEVVRRVFG, encoded by the coding sequence GTGACCGGCTCGACCGGCACCACGCGCCCCACCGACAAGGCCGTCCACGCCTGGTCCCTCGACGGGACGCTCGGGCATCCGCGCGTCCCCGGCCCGGACGGATCCGGCTCCCCCACCCGCGCGGACGGCGCCCTCGACCTCCTCGACCTGCCCGCCGAGCTCGCGCGACGCGGCTATAGGGCCGTGCAGCTCGCGCACTTCCAGCTGCCGACGCGCGACGCCTCCTACCTGGACGAGCTGCGGTCGTCGCTCGAGTCGTCCGGCATCGTGCTCGACGCGTTCCTCGTCGACGACGGCGACCTCGTGCACCCCACCGACGCCGACCTGCACGAGCGGTGGATCTCCGACCGCCTCGACGACGCCCTCGCCCTCGGCGCGCACCACGCCCGCGTCGGCGCCGGCCGCAGCGCGCCCACCCCCGAGCTGCTCGCGGCGAGCGCACGGCGGCTGTCGCGGCTCGCGGAGGGGCACCCGGGGATCCAGGTGGTCGTCGAAAATTGGCGCGAGATGATGCCCGACGCGGACGCCGTGCTCGCCCTGCTCGCGGACGCCGGCGAGATCCGTCTCCTCATCGACCTCGGCAACTGGACGATGCCCGACAAGCACGAGCAGCTCGCCCGCATCGCCGAGCACGCCGTGACGTGCCACGCCAAGGCCCACCGCCACGAGGACGGCCGCCTCGACGACGTCGACTACGCGCGCTCCCTCCGCGTGCTGCAGGACGCCGGTTTCGCGGGCGCGCTCGCGATGGTGAACGAGTCGAGCCGCCCCGACGGATCCGACGAGTGGGACGGCCTCGAGCAGGAGCACGAGGTGGTGCGGCGCGTCTTCGGGTGA
- a CDS encoding S66 family peptidase, with the protein MIPSTSSRFRKSVPKAEAGDRVAVLSPAFAAPGMAPEVHEQAMRRLQEATGLIPVEYPTTRRLGASAEDRAADITAAFADDSIRAIVSTIGGDDQVTVIPHVDIEELARNPKPFLGYSDNTNLHNLLAGLGIPSFYGGSTQVHLGAGPGIDDVHLRSLRAALIEGGELEITEPGESEDFGIDWTDPRALTESGERHATEPWKWAGPARTVEGPTWGGCIEVIDQIAMADRMPDVAKLEGGILLLETSEEVPSADSVRRWVRGLGERGILDVVAGVLVARPVSVVMGQPVPSPEERARLRAEQRDTVIEQIARYNPDAVVCVGVPFGHTRPQWILPHGGTVRLDGAAKTVFADYS; encoded by the coding sequence ATGATCCCCTCCACCTCGTCCCGGTTCCGCAAGTCCGTGCCCAAGGCGGAGGCGGGAGACCGGGTGGCGGTGCTGAGCCCCGCGTTCGCGGCGCCGGGCATGGCGCCCGAGGTGCACGAGCAGGCGATGCGGCGGCTGCAGGAGGCGACCGGGCTGATCCCTGTCGAGTACCCGACCACGCGGCGGCTCGGCGCGAGCGCCGAGGATCGCGCCGCCGACATCACGGCCGCGTTCGCCGACGACTCCATCCGCGCGATCGTCTCGACCATCGGCGGGGACGACCAGGTCACGGTGATCCCGCACGTCGACATCGAGGAGCTGGCCCGGAACCCCAAGCCGTTCCTCGGCTACAGCGACAACACGAACCTGCACAACCTGCTCGCCGGGCTCGGCATCCCCTCCTTCTACGGCGGATCCACGCAGGTGCACCTCGGCGCCGGTCCCGGCATCGACGACGTGCACCTGCGCTCGCTGCGGGCGGCGCTGATCGAGGGCGGGGAGCTCGAGATCACCGAGCCCGGGGAGTCGGAGGACTTCGGGATCGACTGGACGGATCCCCGCGCGCTCACCGAGTCCGGCGAGCGTCACGCGACCGAGCCGTGGAAGTGGGCCGGCCCCGCGAGGACGGTGGAGGGGCCGACGTGGGGCGGCTGCATCGAGGTGATCGACCAGATCGCGATGGCCGACCGCATGCCCGATGTCGCCAAGCTCGAGGGCGGGATCCTGCTGCTCGAGACGAGCGAGGAGGTGCCGTCGGCCGACAGCGTGCGGCGGTGGGTGCGCGGGCTCGGCGAGCGCGGGATCCTCGACGTCGTCGCGGGCGTGCTCGTCGCGCGGCCGGTGAGCGTCGTGATGGGCCAGCCCGTGCCGTCGCCCGAGGAGCGCGCGCGGCTGCGGGCCGAACAGCGCGACACCGTCATCGAGCAGATCGCCCGCTACAACCCGGACGCCGTGGTGTGCGTGGGCGTGCCGTTCGGGCACACGCGGCCGCAGTGGATCCTGCCCCACGGCGGGACGGTGCGGCTCGACGGGGCGGCGAAGACGGTGTTCGCCGACTACTCCTGA
- a CDS encoding glycosyltransferase family 9 protein: MQTPGDPAALPDDARPATGTDDAPHPEEILVLRAIKLGDILVAVPALRAIRRAHPDARISLATTGWLAPVVRLLGMVDEHLPQQGFDHPISREPGTVDLAINLHGAGVESRTLLHELRAHRTLGHAAPELDGMPAADGPAWEDHVLERYRWARLVSWHGMPADPEDVGILVPVEPPVAEHAVVIHVGAAYGSRQWPVDRFAAVARALADEGRTVVFTGSDKERERALEVAAIAGMPTETVLAGELALDAFAGIIAAADLVISADTGAAHLATAYGIPSVVIFGPAPPEEWGPPASGPHIVLTDASQRLGDTFSAIPDPALLAITPAHVLEAARSLGGHRVIRPLTGEPRD, encoded by the coding sequence ATGCAGACCCCCGGCGACCCCGCCGCCCTCCCCGACGACGCCCGCCCCGCGACCGGCACCGACGACGCCCCGCACCCCGAAGAGATCCTCGTCCTCCGCGCCATCAAGCTCGGCGACATCCTCGTGGCCGTCCCCGCGCTCCGCGCCATCCGCCGCGCGCACCCCGACGCCCGCATCTCGCTCGCCACCACCGGCTGGCTCGCGCCGGTCGTCCGGCTCCTCGGCATGGTCGACGAGCACCTCCCGCAGCAGGGATTCGACCACCCCATCTCGCGCGAGCCCGGCACGGTCGACCTCGCGATCAACCTGCACGGAGCGGGCGTCGAGAGCCGCACGCTCCTGCACGAGCTGCGCGCGCACCGCACCCTCGGCCACGCCGCCCCCGAGCTCGACGGGATGCCCGCCGCGGACGGCCCCGCCTGGGAGGACCACGTCCTCGAGCGCTACCGCTGGGCCCGGCTCGTGTCCTGGCACGGCATGCCCGCGGATCCCGAGGACGTCGGCATCCTCGTGCCCGTCGAGCCGCCCGTCGCGGAGCACGCCGTCGTGATCCACGTGGGCGCCGCCTACGGATCCCGCCAGTGGCCCGTCGACCGCTTCGCCGCGGTCGCCCGCGCGCTCGCCGACGAGGGCCGCACGGTCGTCTTCACCGGCAGCGACAAGGAGCGCGAGCGCGCCCTCGAGGTCGCCGCGATCGCGGGCATGCCCACGGAGACCGTGCTCGCGGGCGAGCTGGCGCTCGACGCGTTCGCCGGCATCATCGCGGCCGCCGACCTCGTGATCTCCGCCGACACCGGCGCCGCCCACCTCGCGACCGCCTACGGCATCCCCTCGGTCGTGATCTTCGGCCCGGCCCCGCCCGAGGAGTGGGGCCCGCCCGCGTCCGGCCCGCACATCGTGCTGACCGACGCGTCCCAGCGCCTCGGCGACACCTTCTCCGCGATCCCGGATCCGGCCCTCCTCGCGATCACCCCGGCGCACGTCCTCGAGGCGGCCCGCTCCCTCGGCGGCCACCGCGTGATCCGCCCCCTCACGGGCGAGCCGCGCGACTGA
- a CDS encoding Gfo/Idh/MocA family protein, producing MSAARKPAAPTAAAASAYDGPRVRVIHVGLGGWGGDWARNAVPAVAEIEVAAIVDPSEPTRERVRALLGLPDSAAFASLADALAAVEADAVIVTAPAVTHAPLALEALAAGKHVIVEKPFANSTAEAAAVVRRGEELGRIVQVSQNYRWYPAPRRVRELLAADALGEVATIAIDFRQWDNDEPDDYPHYRFPQPIINDMAIHHFDLIRMVTGREAVRVFARTSNPSFSHYRDPAVASMVIELEGGLVVDYRGSWLHRGPVTPWAGEWRISGEDGELTFTSRGGDGASADRVGIRDADGAERALDLETLPLIGRAAGLRAFALSILGGPPPETSGRDNLGSLALMEAAGRSAESGRFEEVRDPLAE from the coding sequence ATGAGCGCCGCGAGGAAGCCCGCCGCGCCCACCGCTGCCGCCGCGTCCGCCTACGACGGCCCCCGCGTCCGCGTGATCCACGTCGGCCTCGGCGGCTGGGGCGGCGACTGGGCGCGCAACGCCGTGCCGGCCGTCGCCGAGATCGAGGTGGCCGCGATCGTGGATCCGAGCGAGCCCACCCGCGAGAGGGTGCGCGCGCTGCTCGGCCTCCCCGACTCCGCCGCGTTCGCCTCGCTCGCCGACGCGCTCGCCGCGGTGGAGGCGGACGCCGTCATCGTCACGGCCCCTGCCGTCACGCACGCGCCGCTCGCGCTGGAGGCGCTCGCGGCGGGCAAGCACGTGATCGTCGAGAAGCCCTTCGCGAACTCGACCGCCGAGGCCGCCGCCGTGGTCCGCCGCGGTGAGGAGCTCGGGCGCATCGTGCAGGTCAGCCAGAACTACCGCTGGTACCCGGCCCCGCGCCGCGTGCGCGAGCTGCTCGCGGCCGACGCGCTCGGCGAGGTCGCGACCATCGCGATCGACTTCCGCCAGTGGGACAACGACGAGCCCGACGACTACCCGCACTACCGGTTCCCGCAGCCGATCATCAACGACATGGCGATCCACCACTTCGACCTGATCCGCATGGTCACGGGTCGCGAGGCCGTCCGCGTGTTCGCGCGCACGAGCAACCCGTCGTTCAGCCACTACCGCGACCCGGCGGTCGCCTCCATGGTCATCGAGCTGGAGGGCGGCCTGGTCGTCGACTACCGCGGCAGCTGGCTGCACCGCGGACCCGTCACGCCGTGGGCGGGCGAGTGGCGCATCTCCGGCGAGGACGGCGAGCTGACCTTCACGAGCCGCGGCGGGGACGGCGCCTCGGCCGACCGGGTCGGGATCCGCGACGCCGACGGCGCCGAGCGCGCGCTCGACCTCGAGACGCTGCCGCTCATCGGCCGCGCCGCGGGCCTGCGCGCCTTCGCCCTCTCCATCCTCGGCGGCCCGCCGCCCGAGACGAGCGGCCGCGACAACCTCGGCAGCCTCGCGCTGATGGAGGCGGCCGGCCGCTCGGCGGAGTCCGGCCGCTTCGAGGAGGTGCGCGACCCGCTCGC
- a CDS encoding ThuA domain-containing protein, whose amino-acid sequence MDIVVWNENVHESRGDATVLSHYPDGIHRVVADGLRELLGGDASVSTATLQDPEHGLTEERLAATDVLYWWGHVAHGEVSDEVVARVIRHVHAGMGLVVLHSGHYSKVFTRLMGTTCSLKWRNDGERELVWTIAPQHPIAEGVPHPIVIDRQEMYGEQFDIPRPDEEVFLSTFAGGEVFRSGVAYHRGRGRVFYFSPGDQEYPVYHHPDIRRVLANAARWVAPTQGRADLTADEHPRDWFLAR is encoded by the coding sequence ATGGACATCGTCGTCTGGAACGAGAACGTGCACGAGAGCCGGGGTGACGCGACCGTCCTGTCGCACTACCCGGACGGGATCCACCGGGTCGTCGCCGACGGCCTCCGCGAGCTGCTCGGCGGCGACGCGTCCGTGAGCACCGCCACGCTGCAGGATCCCGAGCACGGCCTCACCGAGGAGCGCCTCGCCGCGACCGACGTCCTCTACTGGTGGGGCCACGTCGCGCACGGCGAGGTGTCCGACGAGGTCGTCGCGCGCGTGATCCGCCACGTGCACGCCGGCATGGGCCTCGTCGTCCTGCACTCCGGCCACTACTCGAAGGTCTTCACGCGCCTCATGGGCACCACGTGCTCGCTGAAGTGGCGCAACGACGGCGAGCGCGAGCTGGTCTGGACCATCGCGCCGCAGCACCCGATCGCCGAGGGGGTCCCGCACCCGATCGTCATCGACCGGCAGGAGATGTACGGCGAGCAGTTCGACATCCCGCGCCCCGACGAGGAGGTGTTCCTCTCCACCTTCGCGGGCGGCGAGGTCTTCCGCTCCGGCGTCGCGTACCACCGCGGCCGCGGCCGGGTCTTCTACTTCTCGCCCGGCGACCAGGAGTACCCCGTGTACCACCACCCCGACATCCGCCGCGTGCTCGCGAACGCCGCCCGCTGGGTCGCGCCCACCCAGGGCCGCGCCGACCTCACGGCCGACGAGCACCCCCGCGACTGGTTCCTCGCCCGATGA
- a CDS encoding DUF1266 domain-containing protein, with the protein MTLQNHPGEVEFPVRARLRHARMLDAQRLRPGGGKERRALLVTALALPFGAAGAALGIVVATSGEPEGGPAMPIVLFALGMGVGLLVAAVVFQQIDARAPRRDQLAYVAEARIRPLLLEEQQLLALDAVSDFSFGGWNSSLAFQPTWAEMPADLRARHADGATGYEWAGLPMTTLAQHRAALDTQFRIASREDIELFVADALAQGAMSARFAEVAASEEAERMVSRMAALTGRSEFEIIDLTRPHDGRPPVLLLAGDSERTIGAIRYAYVAGYLPADDAWALIRQIGARVLATYDGWDAYWADVSLALAFRTDSLDAVQSQRRVRDALMSSAWPAATVPWPGAATPRS; encoded by the coding sequence GTGACGCTGCAGAACCACCCCGGCGAGGTCGAGTTCCCCGTGCGCGCCCGGCTGCGCCACGCCCGCATGCTCGACGCGCAGCGGCTGCGGCCCGGCGGCGGCAAGGAGAGGCGCGCGCTGCTCGTCACCGCCCTGGCGCTGCCCTTCGGAGCGGCTGGCGCGGCGCTCGGGATCGTGGTGGCGACGTCCGGCGAGCCGGAGGGCGGCCCGGCCATGCCCATCGTGCTGTTCGCGCTCGGGATGGGCGTGGGCCTGCTCGTCGCGGCGGTCGTCTTCCAGCAGATCGACGCGCGGGCGCCGCGACGCGACCAGCTCGCCTACGTGGCCGAGGCGCGGATCCGGCCGCTGCTCCTCGAGGAGCAGCAGCTGCTCGCGCTCGACGCCGTGAGCGACTTCTCGTTCGGCGGCTGGAACTCGTCGCTCGCGTTCCAGCCGACGTGGGCCGAGATGCCCGCGGATCTGCGCGCCCGCCACGCGGACGGAGCCACCGGGTACGAGTGGGCGGGCCTTCCCATGACGACGCTCGCGCAGCACCGCGCCGCCCTCGACACGCAGTTCCGCATCGCGTCGCGCGAGGACATCGAGCTGTTCGTGGCGGATGCGCTGGCGCAGGGCGCGATGTCGGCGCGCTTCGCGGAGGTGGCCGCGTCCGAGGAAGCGGAGCGCATGGTGTCGCGCATGGCGGCGCTCACCGGGCGGAGCGAGTTCGAGATCATCGACCTGACGAGGCCGCACGACGGCCGACCTCCGGTGCTCCTGCTCGCGGGCGACAGCGAGCGCACGATCGGCGCGATCCGCTACGCCTACGTCGCCGGGTACCTGCCCGCGGACGACGCGTGGGCGCTCATCCGGCAGATCGGGGCGCGGGTCCTCGCGACCTACGACGGGTGGGACGCGTACTGGGCGGACGTGTCGCTCGCGCTCGCCTTCCGCACCGACAGCCTCGACGCGGTGCAGTCGCAGCGGCGGGTGCGGGACGCGCTCATGTCGTCCGCGTGGCCGGCGGCGACGGTGCCGTGGCCGGGGGCCGCGACGCCGCGGAGCTGA
- a CDS encoding ABC transporter ATP-binding protein, whose translation MSMEGVAWSSLYKISSARDGSKGISRESVRRILKFAVPYRAKLLLFIALSVVGAFLAVATPVLAGQVVDVIVARGEVGTIIRLAVVIAVVAVADAGVSLVTRWYSARIGEGVILDLRTAVFDHVQKMPIAFFTRTRTGALVSRLNNDVIGAQQAFSGTLSGVVTNLVALILTLIVMLSTSWLVTVLAVIMLPVFLVPARRMGGRLAALRREAADHNSAMSTQMTERFSAPGATLVKLFGRPDEESAEFRVRAARVRDIGVRTAMLQFVFVTALMLVSALALALVYGLGGVLALGGQLDTGEVVTLALLLTRLYAPLTSLANARVEIMSAVVSFERVFEVLDLEPLIQQKPDAVLVPEGPVAVEFDDVRFAYPSADKVSLASLEEVSTLDTRGGEEVLHGVSFRIEPGQTVAIVGTSGAGKSTIAQLLSRLYDVDSGAVRLAGTDVRDVTFASMRHTLGMVTQDGHLFHETILSNLRLARPDATDDEVWDAVRRARLEPLIRSLPDQLDTMVGERGYRLSGGERQRMTIARLLLARPRVVILDEATAALDSTSEAAVQAALSEALEGRTALVIAHRLSTIRSADLILVVEDGAIVERGTHEELLAAGGRYEELHRTQFEVPKDVAAEEEAEALR comes from the coding sequence ATGAGCATGGAAGGCGTCGCCTGGAGCTCGCTCTACAAGATCTCGAGCGCCCGGGACGGCTCGAAGGGCATCTCCCGGGAGTCCGTCCGCCGGATCCTGAAGTTCGCGGTGCCGTACCGCGCGAAGCTCCTGCTCTTCATCGCGCTGTCCGTCGTGGGCGCGTTCCTCGCGGTCGCGACGCCGGTGCTCGCCGGCCAGGTGGTCGACGTCATCGTCGCCCGGGGCGAGGTCGGCACGATCATCCGGCTCGCCGTCGTGATCGCCGTCGTCGCGGTGGCCGACGCCGGCGTCTCGCTCGTGACGCGCTGGTACTCGGCGCGCATCGGCGAGGGCGTAATCCTCGACCTCCGCACCGCCGTGTTCGACCACGTGCAGAAGATGCCGATCGCGTTCTTCACCCGCACGCGCACGGGCGCGCTCGTGAGCCGCCTCAACAACGACGTGATCGGCGCGCAGCAGGCCTTCAGCGGCACGCTGTCGGGCGTGGTCACGAACCTCGTGGCGCTGATCCTCACGCTCATCGTCATGCTCAGCACCTCGTGGCTGGTGACGGTCCTCGCGGTGATCATGCTCCCCGTGTTCCTCGTGCCCGCGCGCCGCATGGGCGGTCGCCTCGCCGCGCTCCGCCGCGAGGCCGCCGACCACAACTCCGCCATGAGCACGCAGATGACCGAGCGCTTCTCGGCGCCCGGCGCCACCCTCGTGAAGCTGTTCGGCCGGCCCGACGAGGAGTCCGCGGAGTTCCGCGTGCGCGCCGCCCGCGTCCGCGACATCGGGGTCCGCACCGCGATGCTGCAGTTCGTCTTCGTCACCGCGCTGATGCTCGTCTCCGCCCTCGCGCTGGCGCTCGTCTACGGGCTCGGCGGCGTCCTCGCGCTCGGCGGCCAGCTCGACACCGGCGAGGTGGTCACCCTCGCGCTCCTCCTCACCCGCCTCTACGCGCCGCTGACCAGCCTCGCGAACGCGCGGGTCGAGATCATGAGCGCGGTGGTCAGCTTCGAGCGCGTCTTCGAGGTGCTGGACCTCGAGCCGCTCATCCAGCAGAAGCCCGACGCCGTCCTCGTCCCCGAGGGCCCGGTGGCCGTCGAGTTCGACGACGTGCGCTTCGCCTACCCGTCCGCGGACAAGGTCTCGCTCGCCTCCCTCGAGGAGGTGTCGACGCTCGACACCCGTGGCGGCGAGGAGGTGCTGCACGGGGTGTCCTTCCGGATCGAGCCGGGGCAGACCGTCGCCATCGTCGGCACGTCCGGCGCCGGCAAGTCCACGATCGCGCAGCTGCTCTCCCGCCTGTACGACGTCGACAGCGGCGCCGTGCGCCTCGCGGGGACGGACGTGCGCGACGTCACCTTCGCCTCCATGCGGCACACCCTCGGCATGGTGACCCAGGACGGCCACCTGTTCCACGAGACGATCCTGTCCAACCTGCGCCTGGCGCGGCCCGACGCGACCGACGACGAGGTGTGGGACGCCGTCCGGCGCGCGCGGCTCGAGCCGCTCATCCGCTCCCTGCCGGACCAGCTCGACACCATGGTGGGGGAGCGCGGCTACCGGCTCTCCGGCGGCGAGCGCCAGCGGATGACCATCGCCCGGCTGCTGCTCGCCCGCCCGCGCGTCGTGATCCTCGACGAGGCGACGGCGGCGCTCGACTCGACCTCGGAGGCCGCCGTGCAGGCCGCGCTGAGCGAGGCGCTCGAGGGGCGGACGGCCCTGGTCATCGCCCACCGCCTCTCCACCATCCGTAGCGCCGACCTGATCCTCGTGGTCGAGGACGGCGCGATCGTCGAGCGCGGCACGCACGAGGAGCTGCTCGCCGCGGGCGGGCGCTACGAGGAGCTGCACCGCACCCAGTTCGAGGTGCCGAAGGACGTCGCGGCGGAGGAGGAGGCGGAGGCGCTGCGCTGA
- a CDS encoding response regulator transcription factor, with protein sequence MPATRTRPVTIALVDDYDVVLKGLAHMFDDYRDRVVVAEIDANAALSDEIDIVLYDSFAQPESDHHEIAELVRNPRARRVVVYTWNFQPELIADARRQGVQGYLSKALPARELVEALERIHSGEELFNEAPIRAASAPSLDWPGKREGITDRESEILALITQGKSNQEVAALTYLSPNTVKSYIRSIYRKIQVQSRTQAVIWGVGHGFSPDHHRIDHWLGGP encoded by the coding sequence ATGCCCGCCACACGCACCCGCCCCGTCACGATCGCGCTCGTCGACGACTACGACGTGGTGCTGAAGGGCCTCGCCCACATGTTCGACGACTACCGCGACCGCGTGGTCGTCGCCGAGATCGACGCGAACGCGGCCCTCTCCGACGAGATCGACATCGTGCTCTACGACTCGTTCGCGCAGCCGGAGTCCGACCACCACGAGATCGCGGAGCTGGTGCGGAACCCGCGGGCCCGCCGCGTGGTCGTCTACACCTGGAACTTCCAACCCGAGCTGATCGCCGACGCCCGCCGGCAGGGCGTGCAGGGCTACCTCTCCAAGGCGCTGCCGGCACGCGAGCTCGTGGAGGCGCTCGAGCGGATCCACTCCGGCGAGGAGCTGTTCAACGAGGCGCCGATCCGGGCCGCGAGCGCGCCGTCGCTCGACTGGCCGGGCAAGCGCGAGGGGATCACGGACCGCGAGTCGGAGATCCTCGCGCTCATCACGCAGGGCAAGAGCAACCAGGAGGTCGCGGCGCTCACGTACCTCTCCCCCAACACGGTGAAGAGCTACATCCGCTCGATCTACCGGAAGATCCAGGTGCAGAGCCGCACCCAGGCGGTCATCTGGGGCGTGGGACACGGGTTCAGCCCGGACCACCACCGGATCGACCACTGGCTGGGCGGGCCGTAG
- a CDS encoding ferritin-like domain-containing protein: MTSSTQSTAHPDPRPRTAGAARMATAADWIAHFHANADRHLTPEELIPDATPSPMDARTRRAFVRSFQRFALGESGDGMHLLRMATAAGDPAYTHALALLVQEEQKHAALFLRALDHLDAPALPAHWTDAAFTRLRHLIGLRTEISLFLIAETVATGYFHALADHAPDPALRALGRRIADDERDHVRFQIDRLRTGFRDAPAPLRALIGTAWTVVAAGAAAVIVVDHRSALRACGVAPRAYWRQAMHGFGAAARSVLVDPRAPLLGPTDGARESARA, translated from the coding sequence ATGACCTCGAGCACGCAGAGCACAGCGCACCCCGACCCCCGTCCGCGCACGGCGGGCGCGGCCCGCATGGCGACCGCCGCCGACTGGATCGCCCACTTCCACGCCAACGCCGACCGGCACCTCACGCCCGAGGAGCTGATCCCCGACGCCACGCCCTCGCCGATGGACGCCCGCACCCGTCGCGCGTTCGTCCGCTCGTTCCAGCGCTTCGCGCTCGGCGAGAGCGGCGACGGCATGCACCTCCTGCGGATGGCGACCGCGGCAGGCGATCCGGCCTACACGCACGCGCTCGCGCTCCTCGTGCAGGAGGAGCAGAAGCACGCGGCGCTCTTCCTCCGCGCGCTCGACCACCTGGACGCGCCCGCGCTCCCCGCGCACTGGACGGACGCGGCCTTCACCCGGCTGCGGCACCTGATCGGGCTGCGGACGGAGATCAGCCTGTTCCTCATCGCCGAGACGGTCGCGACGGGCTACTTCCACGCCCTCGCCGACCACGCCCCGGATCCCGCGCTCCGCGCCCTCGGGCGGCGCATCGCGGACGACGAGCGGGACCACGTCCGCTTCCAGATCGACCGCCTCCGCACCGGCTTCCGCGACGCCCCCGCTCCCCTGCGCGCGCTCATCGGCACCGCGTGGACGGTCGTCGCGGCGGGTGCCGCGGCGGTGATCGTCGTCGACCACCGCTCCGCCCTCCGCGCGTGCGGGGTCGCGCCGCGGGCGTACTGGCGGCAGGCGATGCACGGCTTCGGGGCGGCCGCGCGCTCGGTGCTGGTGGATCCGCGGGCGCCGCTGCTGGGGCCGACGGACGGCGCCCGCGAGTCCGCCCGCGCCTGA
- a CDS encoding GlsB/YeaQ/YmgE family stress response membrane protein, with amino-acid sequence MLGLIISLIVVGLIAGFIARAVVPGRQNIGILMTIVLGIVGSFVGGFLGFLIFQHDAMEGFFQPAGIIGSIIGAIIVLFIYVKVGGRKSVRR; translated from the coding sequence ATGCTCGGACTCATCATCAGCCTCATCGTCGTCGGCCTCATCGCGGGCTTCATCGCCCGCGCCGTCGTGCCCGGACGCCAGAACATCGGCATCCTCATGACCATCGTGCTCGGCATCGTCGGCTCGTTCGTCGGCGGATTCCTCGGCTTCCTGATCTTCCAGCACGACGCCATGGAGGGCTTCTTCCAGCCCGCCGGCATCATCGGCTCGATCATCGGCGCCATCATCGTCCTCTTCATCTACGTGAAGGTCGGCGGCCGCAAGTCCGTGCGCCGCTGA